A stretch of DNA from Aspergillus flavus chromosome 3, complete sequence:
GCCTGAAGCGCCAATTCTAGTGAATACTGGAGTAGTGACGGGCGAATCTGACCTTTGTGGTTGGCTTACCGGCTATGCAGCTCTAGTCACACACCCTCATTGGAAGTTGTTTGGGCTAAGGTAATCTTGTGAAGTGATTCCGTCTAAGCCCCATGTCAGTTGTTAGACTAGTAATTATACTTCTGATTTCATTCCACAAAAAGTGGAATCTTATACAGAGAACTACCAGTATGACACCATAATTCAAGATATCGGTTACTAATAAGGGGTCATCTGAGGGCACGAATAACCAAGGGCATTCAAGAGGTTTCGTTGAGATTAGTCGATCAAAGTCACGCTGGTGCACCATATACCTCTAATATCACTTGATCATGCATTTTTGACTACCAAAATTTCCAACCTTTCTGCTGACCATTCGTGCgtgttttcctttctctgtATGTGGACACCGGCTCGTGATGATTGATGATGGATGATGGATCACATTGCATTCTTAAGGGGCGACCTTGGTATGCGCCCCTTGCATATAGCCCCTGAATTTTCGGCAACCACGACTGTCACGGCTGAAACTGCGGATCCTGAGATTGTAAGAGTTCGATCGAGGTTTTTACTCTCTTTGGCGCAAGGCACAATTAATAACGACCCGCAGAGGCTGCGATTGTGGTGTACAGCGTGGCCAACGGAGCAATTTAGATCGAAGACACCATAAGCTTCTGGCTGTATTGTACAGAGCAGTTTTGCGCTTGAGCCATTAAGGCTTAAGAGGGATGTCGAAGAAACAACTAGCTTTGGCGCTGACATGCGCACTCAGTTTCTCGCCCGCCTGTGCGATTGCATTCAGGGACACTATGGCTCTCCCGGTCTCGCTGCAACAATGCTTAAACAGTACCGGAGTGGCCGTGATGTATCCTAGCGACATGAACTATGATGCATTATCACGCCCGCAGAATGCGAACTATCAGCCCCATCCAAAGGTTATTGTGGTACCCACGTCATCGGAGGAGGTAGCTGCTAGCGTACGCTGTGTAGCTGCTGAGAAAGGGGATGTCAAGCTCAGTACTCGGGGAGGCGGTCACAGCTATGCTGCGTACGGTTTCTCCGGTGAGGTAGTCGTTGATTCCAGTCAGATGAAAGGGATGAGTTTCGACGACGACAAGAAGGAAGTTACGGTGCAATTTGGTCAAACTTTGGGTCCATTGGCGGTTGCAATGGGTCGGAAAGGATATGCCCTTCCACACGGTACCTGCCCCGGTGTCGGAATTGCAGGGCATGCGTtaggtggtggttgggggtTTACATCGCGCAAATGGGGGTGGCTTCTTGATCATAGTAAGTGTGCTAGGAAATGCTGGTAAACCATATACGTACAGAGGACAGCATGTTAACTATGCAATTAGTCGTGTCGCTAGAACTTGTTGATATTGGCGGGAATATCAAGGTGCTGAACTCTAGCTCAGTGGGGATGGATGCGGAGTTGTGGTGGGCATTaagaggagctggagctAACAATTTTGGCGTTGTAACATCGTTTACGTATGCTATGGAGGCAGCCCCGACTGCAGTTATGAACTATGGAATCAGTTTCTCGTCCAAATCAGACTGCGCACAAGTGCTATTGGCAGTCCAGGAGCTAGGCTCTATCTCTACCGACGATCCTGATGGTCTTCCGGTCGAGCTTGGTGGAGAGGTCATTATATCTGGTGCCGATGCCCCGAACGTTTGCTCTTTTACTGGACAGTATTTGGGAGAGCGCGCCGCATTTGTACCAGTACTCGATAGATTGTTGGGCAAACTTGCAGACCGCGGAGTGAGGCCAGTCAATTCTACGTCCTACATTAAAGAGTTTGATGACTGGATAGACGCTCTCACAGACCTCATGGGCTCGTTGGATGAGCCCAGTACTCCGCAGCCATATTATGCTCAGTCTCTGGTGGACGATGGCGCCCCCAATTATACATCCCATGG
This window harbors:
- a CDS encoding putative 6-hydroxy-D-nicotine oxidase — its product is MSKKQLALALTCALSFSPACAIAFRDTMALPVSLQQCLNSTGVAVMYPSDMNYDALSRPQNANYQPHPKVIVVPTSSEEVAASVRCVAAEKGDVKLSTRGGGHSYAAYGFSGEVVVDSSQMKGMSFDDDKKEVTVQFGQTLGPLAVAMGRKGYALPHGTCPGVGIAGHALGGGWGFTSRKWGWLLDHIVSLELVDIGGNIKVLNSSSVGMDAELWWALRGAGANNFGVVTSFTYAMEAAPTAVMNYGISFSSKSDCAQVLLAVQELGSISTDDPDGLPVELGGEVIISGADAPNVCSFTGQYLGERAAFVPVLDRLLGKLADRGVRPVNSTSYIKEFDDWIDALTDLMGSLDEPSTPQPYYAQSLVDDGAPNYTSHGVEHIIDAIQNAKLVKDTENHVSFDLNGPGSRTNIPPTSGDTSFIHRDSLFLVQIFSYKFPGFNNTDGRDQGLKKVTNVADSIKQAKPSGQWHAYQNYIDPYLDDFGQAYYGVNLEHLKSLKAVADPDSVFDFPQGLGHA